The Niastella koreensis GR20-10 genome includes a window with the following:
- a CDS encoding Crp/Fnr family transcriptional regulator — MTIDAILDNIHPLPAASKQAIKPYITEVNYSKGHILFQVDKIKMNFYFLKKGLVRAYAHQGDHEVTFWFGQEGEPVISMNSYVKNTKGYENIELLEDCEFYELNANDLHRLFLEDIHIANWGRRFAEQEMIRIEERLISRQFRTATERYKELLKETPDLVQRVALGHIASYLGITQVSLSRIRAEIR; from the coding sequence ATGACAATTGACGCGATCCTGGATAATATTCATCCACTTCCGGCGGCATCGAAACAAGCCATAAAACCATACATTACAGAAGTTAACTACTCCAAAGGACATATTCTGTTTCAGGTAGACAAGATCAAAATGAACTTCTATTTTCTTAAGAAAGGATTGGTAAGGGCCTATGCTCACCAGGGAGATCATGAGGTAACGTTCTGGTTTGGGCAGGAAGGCGAGCCGGTAATTTCAATGAATAGCTACGTTAAAAATACAAAAGGCTATGAAAACATAGAATTACTGGAAGATTGTGAATTCTATGAACTAAATGCAAACGATCTGCATAGACTTTTCCTGGAAGACATACACATAGCTAACTGGGGACGGCGGTTTGCCGAACAGGAAATGATAAGGATCGAAGAAAGACTGATCTCCCGCCAATTCAGAACTGCTACAGAACGGTACAAAGAATTATTAAAAGAAACACCTGACCTGGTGCAACGGGTAGCTTTAGGTCATATCGCCTCCTATTTAGGCATCACCCAGGTAAGCCTGAGCCGCATCAGGGCCGAGATCAGGTAA
- a CDS encoding DMT family transporter, giving the protein MNFIILIIAGLLEVGFASCLGKARETTGSTSALWYTGFFIALSVSMMLLMKATKTIPMGTAYAVWTGIGAAGTMLMGIFIFKEPATFWRMFFLITLIASVFGLKYVSH; this is encoded by the coding sequence ATGAACTTTATTATTTTGATCATTGCAGGATTGCTGGAAGTAGGGTTTGCATCCTGTTTGGGAAAAGCCAGGGAAACAACAGGCAGCACATCTGCCTTATGGTACACAGGATTTTTTATTGCCTTATCTGTAAGTATGATGCTGTTGATGAAAGCAACCAAAACCATTCCCATGGGTACGGCTTATGCAGTATGGACCGGTATTGGCGCGGCAGGCACTATGTTAATGGGCATCTTTATTTTTAAAGAACCTGCTACTTTCTGGCGGATGTTCTTCCTCATTACTTTAATTGCTTCAGTATTTGGATTGAAATACGTATCACACTAA
- a CDS encoding mandelate racemase/muconate lactonizing enzyme family protein, with protein MSNYNSRRSFITKAAIAAAMSPFATFGQGYEQAVERTPKASPPANLKITDIKCGYIKGSLFVKIYTNQDIWGCGEGVDAIPGTYHLVKNFGERIKGKSPLNVHRLFEDIRKSGFFQGAQAGMYVAVLSAIETALWDLAGKALQLPVYQLLGGKFRDKVRVYCDTALYQRDLPTPADFAEAAKKAKSMGFNAIKFDLDQANDPNKYDRYNWTASPAELQRMYDQLSAAREAAGPTIDICADMHGRYDAVTGHAIAKRLEPLNLMWLEEPVPAENVEAYKLISDSTTTPICVGENQYLAYGFRRMLEIGAVDIIMPDLQKCGGLGEGQRIANLASLYYVPFAPHMVASYLGAMASAHVCASVPNFMILEWQSYFHTDPMFKEIVTYNGEWVNNSFITVSEKPGIGVEINEAGMKKYALPGMPFFE; from the coding sequence ATGTCTAACTATAATTCAAGAAGATCATTTATAACCAAGGCTGCAATTGCCGCCGCAATGTCTCCTTTTGCAACCTTCGGGCAAGGGTATGAACAGGCGGTGGAACGAACGCCAAAAGCGTCGCCCCCGGCCAATTTAAAGATCACCGATATAAAGTGCGGGTATATCAAGGGTAGCCTGTTTGTAAAAATATACACCAACCAGGACATCTGGGGTTGTGGCGAGGGCGTGGATGCTATTCCCGGCACCTATCACCTGGTAAAGAATTTCGGGGAACGTATTAAAGGGAAAAGTCCGTTGAATGTGCACCGCCTGTTTGAAGACATCCGCAAATCCGGTTTTTTTCAGGGCGCCCAGGCCGGGATGTATGTGGCGGTTTTGTCGGCCATAGAAACCGCGTTGTGGGACCTGGCGGGTAAAGCCCTGCAGTTACCGGTGTATCAATTGCTGGGCGGTAAGTTCCGCGATAAAGTGCGGGTGTATTGCGACACAGCGCTGTATCAGCGGGACCTGCCTACTCCTGCTGATTTTGCCGAAGCCGCAAAGAAGGCAAAATCGATGGGTTTTAATGCCATCAAGTTCGATCTTGACCAGGCGAATGATCCTAATAAATACGACCGGTACAACTGGACGGCGAGTCCGGCCGAATTGCAGCGCATGTACGATCAGTTGTCTGCGGCCCGTGAAGCCGCAGGTCCCACCATCGATATCTGCGCCGATATGCATGGGCGGTATGATGCGGTGACGGGGCATGCCATTGCAAAAAGACTGGAACCATTGAACCTGATGTGGCTCGAAGAGCCGGTGCCTGCCGAGAATGTGGAAGCGTATAAACTCATCTCCGATTCAACCACCACACCTATTTGTGTAGGCGAGAACCAGTACCTGGCCTATGGGTTCAGAAGAATGCTGGAGATTGGCGCGGTTGATATCATTATGCCCGATCTGCAAAAATGTGGCGGGCTGGGTGAGGGGCAACGCATTGCCAACCTGGCCAGTTTATACTATGTGCCCTTTGCACCGCATATGGTGGCATCGTATCTGGGCGCCATGGCTTCGGCCCATGTTTGCGCTTCGGTGCCTAATTTCATGATCCTGGAATGGCAGTCTTATTTTCATACCGATCCCATGTTCAAAGAAATTGTGACGTATAATGGTGAATGGGTGAACAACAGTTTTATTACCGTATCGGAAAAGCCGGGTATTGGTGTAGAGATCAATGAAGCGGGAATGAAGAAGTATGCGTTACCGGGCATGCCGTTTTTTGAATAG
- a CDS encoding RraA family protein — protein sequence MKRNLLIILTLLNLTGYSQQISHDQLIALTPEWKGDRFADGRPKVPDSILDRMKLVTLEEAWAVLRNENYKHQYDGEWKTINPDSVLVGRAVTAIFMPGRPDIHRVIDKFGVRDKRVKSQNSWPIDLLVKRDVYVVDQFDAYEDGPTIGDNLGNSIFAKTGNGIVYDGAIRDIKGLREIGSFTSFFRSYHPSHHLNNPDGELNTTLVGINTPTRIGKATVMPGDVVLGRDGGVIFIPPHLAEKVVKTSEIVRLRDLFGHQRLREGKYTPGQIDSRWSDEIEKDFSKWLNEHMNELPVSKSQIQEFLKGRTW from the coding sequence ATGAAAAGGAATCTACTAATTATACTAACGCTACTTAACTTAACAGGCTACTCCCAACAGATCTCTCACGATCAGCTGATCGCCCTCACTCCCGAATGGAAAGGTGATCGCTTTGCAGATGGCAGACCTAAAGTACCCGACAGCATTCTCGATCGTATGAAGCTGGTGACGCTGGAAGAAGCCTGGGCCGTATTGCGCAATGAAAATTACAAACACCAGTATGATGGCGAATGGAAAACCATTAACCCTGACAGTGTGCTGGTGGGTCGCGCGGTCACTGCGATCTTTATGCCGGGCCGCCCCGATATTCACCGGGTGATAGACAAATTTGGCGTGCGCGATAAACGGGTGAAATCACAAAACTCCTGGCCTATCGATCTGCTGGTGAAACGCGATGTGTATGTGGTAGATCAGTTCGATGCCTATGAAGATGGTCCCACCATTGGTGATAACCTGGGCAATTCCATATTTGCAAAAACCGGGAATGGCATTGTATACGATGGCGCCATTCGCGACATAAAAGGCCTCAGGGAGATCGGGTCATTTACGTCATTCTTCCGTAGTTACCATCCTTCGCATCACCTGAACAATCCCGATGGCGAATTAAACACCACCCTGGTTGGCATCAATACACCCACACGCATTGGCAAAGCCACTGTGATGCCTGGTGATGTGGTGCTGGGGCGGGATGGCGGCGTGATCTTTATTCCGCCACACCTGGCCGAAAAAGTAGTAAAGACTTCCGAGATTGTGCGGCTGCGCGACCTGTTCGGGCATCAGCGGTTACGCGAAGGAAAATATACGCCGGGACAAATCGATAGCCGCTGGAGCGACGAGATAGAAAAGGATTTTTCCAAATGGCTCAATGAGCATATGAATGAGTTACCGGTTTCTAAAAGTCAGATCCAGGAGTTTCTAAAAGGCAGAACCTGGTAA
- a CDS encoding bile acid:sodium symporter family protein, with translation MKGHSFTLVIIAVVSLAMCFPQYFKTIGDFKLSALIIPLLQLIMFGMGTELSLKDFANVVRMPKGIIVGVVCHYVIMPLIGFSLATLFHFPPEIAAGIILVGCCPSGLASNVMCYLAKGNLALSVSVTTISTMLAPFLTPLLMRLLGGSFVVIDFWSMAWDITKIVIIPCTAGLLFHYLVRGRFKWLDKAMPLVSMAGIALILVVITAAGRDNLIKVGILLLAATILHNVLGYVLGYWSARLLRFHERDCRTIALEVGMQNAGLASGLALAMGKLSTAGLAPAIFGPVMNVSGSSLASYWNTHEPVDRVDKVDRVDKLTS, from the coding sequence ATGAAAGGACATTCCTTTACCCTGGTGATCATTGCAGTAGTGAGTCTGGCTATGTGTTTCCCGCAGTATTTTAAAACCATTGGTGACTTTAAACTGTCGGCCCTCATTATTCCTTTGTTACAACTCATCATGTTCGGGATGGGAACAGAATTAAGTCTGAAAGATTTTGCCAATGTGGTGCGTATGCCGAAAGGTATCATCGTAGGTGTGGTGTGTCATTATGTAATTATGCCGCTGATAGGATTCTCGCTGGCCACGCTGTTCCACTTTCCCCCGGAGATTGCGGCTGGTATTATCCTGGTAGGTTGTTGCCCCAGTGGATTAGCCTCCAATGTAATGTGTTACCTGGCCAAGGGCAACCTGGCATTATCGGTATCGGTCACCACCATTTCAACCATGCTGGCGCCTTTTTTAACTCCATTGTTGATGCGTTTGCTGGGTGGCAGTTTTGTCGTTATCGACTTCTGGAGCATGGCCTGGGATATTACCAAGATCGTGATCATTCCCTGTACGGCCGGATTGTTATTTCATTACCTCGTTCGCGGAAGATTCAAATGGCTCGACAAAGCCATGCCGCTGGTATCCATGGCAGGTATTGCCCTGATCCTGGTTGTTATTACCGCGGCGGGTAGGGATAATCTTATTAAAGTTGGCATTCTGTTGCTGGCAGCTACTATCCTTCATAACGTGCTGGGGTATGTTCTGGGGTATTGGTCGGCCAGGTTGCTGCGGTTTCATGAACGCGATTGCCGCACCATCGCCCTGGAAGTGGGAATGCAAAATGCCGGGCTTGCATCGGGATTGGCACTCGCTATGGGCAAGTTATCTACCGCCGGCCTGGCGCCGGCCATCTTTGGACCGGTCATGAATGTGTCGGGGTCGTCATTAGCCAGTTATTGGAATACGCATGAGCCGGTTGATAGGGTTGACAAAGTTGATAGGGTTGACAAGTTAACAAGTTGA
- a CDS encoding mandelate racemase/muconate lactonizing enzyme family protein, which produces MTPSQRFFTKLGLKDPQPETEHNHKELPHNSRRSFLKRSTLGGIALGGASALWPIEEILAKTTEKVSRYSNPSELKITDMRYCIIQNVGRTPIIRIDTNQGIYGLGEVRDGADERYALMLKSRILGQNPCNVEMLFKTIRQFGGNARQGGGVCAVEMALWDLCGKAYNVPVWQLLGGRYRDKVRMYADTPEAPTFDEFKAKIKHRLEEQGMTWLKMDISIGEVKNNEGALVNSKFWGSNLAQWNGGYMDYANTKHPFTAIQITEKGLDGMAQIVSDVRSVVGYEIPISSDHYGHFDLNNAIRWGKKVEPFRLAWLEDMVPWEFTEQYKKMADALETPVLTGEDIYLLNGFKPLIDAGAVDIVHPDLATAGGILETKRIGDYAEEKGVAMAMHFAGSPVSFMANVHCAAATQNFLALEHHSLDNEWWAGLVKTTDGRKLFEKGYANVPLMTPGLGIELVEEEIKKHLIPTNKTYFAPTPEWNDVRSHDRLWS; this is translated from the coding sequence ATGACACCATCTCAACGATTTTTTACCAAATTAGGGCTAAAGGACCCGCAGCCGGAAACGGAGCATAATCATAAAGAACTACCGCATAATAGCCGGCGTTCGTTTTTAAAGCGATCTACATTGGGCGGGATTGCGCTTGGTGGCGCCAGTGCTTTGTGGCCTATTGAAGAGATCCTGGCGAAAACCACGGAAAAGGTGAGCCGCTATTCAAACCCCAGCGAATTGAAGATCACCGATATGCGGTATTGCATCATCCAGAATGTAGGCCGCACGCCCATTATTCGCATCGATACCAACCAGGGCATCTATGGCCTGGGCGAAGTGCGCGATGGCGCCGATGAACGCTATGCCCTGATGTTGAAGAGCCGCATCCTGGGACAGAATCCATGCAACGTGGAGATGCTGTTTAAAACCATCCGCCAGTTTGGTGGAAATGCCCGGCAGGGGGGCGGCGTTTGTGCGGTTGAAATGGCCCTGTGGGACCTGTGTGGCAAAGCCTATAATGTACCGGTGTGGCAATTGCTGGGTGGCCGGTATCGCGATAAAGTAAGAATGTATGCCGATACGCCTGAGGCGCCCACCTTTGATGAGTTTAAAGCAAAGATCAAACATCGCCTCGAAGAACAGGGCATGACCTGGTTAAAAATGGATATTTCCATTGGCGAAGTAAAGAATAATGAAGGCGCGCTGGTGAACAGTAAATTCTGGGGCAGCAACCTGGCGCAATGGAATGGAGGCTATATGGATTACGCCAACACCAAACACCCTTTCACCGCTATCCAGATCACCGAAAAAGGATTGGATGGCATGGCGCAGATCGTAAGCGATGTACGCTCGGTAGTGGGCTATGAAATCCCTATTTCGAGTGACCATTACGGACACTTCGATCTGAACAACGCCATCCGCTGGGGTAAGAAGGTTGAACCCTTCCGACTGGCCTGGCTGGAAGATATGGTGCCCTGGGAGTTTACCGAACAATACAAAAAAATGGCCGATGCACTGGAAACTCCGGTACTAACGGGGGAGGACATTTACCTGCTCAACGGGTTCAAACCACTGATCGATGCCGGCGCTGTTGACATCGTACATCCTGATCTGGCTACAGCGGGCGGCATCCTGGAAACAAAACGTATTGGAGATTATGCGGAAGAAAAAGGCGTGGCCATGGCTATGCATTTTGCAGGAAGTCCGGTTTCGTTTATGGCCAATGTGCATTGCGCGGCTGCCACGCAGAACTTCCTGGCGCTGGAGCATCACTCCCTCGATAATGAATGGTGGGCAGGACTGGTAAAAACTACCGATGGCCGCAAGCTGTTTGAAAAGGGTTATGCGAACGTACCGCTTATGACACCTGGTTTGGGGATAGAACTGGTGGAAGAAGAGATCAAAAAACATTTGATCCCCACCAATAAAACCTATTTCGCGCCAACGCCTGAATGGAATGATGTGCGTTCGCACGACAGGCTGTGGAGTTGA
- a CDS encoding RraA family protein — MKKNYLLLLLLQLCTTVHAQQITPTPDQIKAITPEWKGERSADGRPHVSDKLLQRLKAVHLEEAWGILRNKGYMNQFEGDWMVLDKDSAMTGRAVTAQYWPMRPDVDKLVKDKGKAEGRIGAPNSWPIDVLKNGDIYVADSYGKVVDGTLIGDNLGNAIYAKSGRGVVFYGSVRDMEGLEEIKGFNAWIKGYDPSYIQQMMLGGINVPVRIGRATVLPGDAILAKKGGVVFIPAHLLEEVVLNAEFISLRDQFGHQRLREGKYTPGQIDTQWTDAIKQDFLKWLDSNADKLPMTRQELDQFMKDRTW; from the coding sequence ATGAAAAAGAATTACTTGTTATTACTGCTGTTGCAGCTTTGTACAACAGTGCATGCCCAACAGATAACTCCCACTCCCGATCAGATCAAAGCAATAACGCCAGAATGGAAAGGCGAACGGTCTGCCGATGGACGGCCACATGTATCTGACAAATTACTTCAACGGCTGAAGGCCGTGCATCTTGAAGAAGCCTGGGGCATTTTACGCAACAAAGGATATATGAACCAGTTCGAGGGCGACTGGATGGTGCTGGATAAAGACTCCGCCATGACAGGCCGCGCGGTAACCGCCCAATACTGGCCCATGCGCCCTGATGTAGATAAACTGGTAAAAGATAAAGGAAAAGCCGAAGGCCGGATAGGCGCACCCAACTCATGGCCGATTGATGTATTAAAGAACGGCGATATCTATGTGGCCGATAGTTATGGCAAAGTGGTAGATGGAACGTTGATAGGCGATAACCTGGGCAACGCTATTTACGCCAAATCCGGCCGTGGGGTCGTTTTTTATGGTTCGGTACGCGATATGGAAGGATTGGAGGAAATAAAAGGTTTCAACGCCTGGATCAAGGGCTATGATCCTTCCTACATCCAGCAAATGATGCTGGGTGGCATTAATGTACCTGTGCGCATAGGCCGTGCTACCGTATTACCCGGTGATGCCATACTGGCGAAGAAGGGCGGGGTGGTATTTATTCCTGCGCACCTGTTGGAAGAAGTAGTATTGAATGCGGAGTTTATTTCCCTGCGCGATCAGTTTGGCCACCAACGTTTACGCGAAGGCAAATACACCCCGGGGCAAATAGATACCCAGTGGACCGATGCCATTAAACAGGATTTCCTGAAATGGCTCGACTCAAATGCTGATAAGCTGCCGATGACAAGACAGGAGCTGGATCAGTTTATGAAAGATAGGACCTGGTAA
- a CDS encoding gluconokinase, producing MKCIITIELGTNGVRVFAFNLSGRVIGSMKGYFPTFHTEPDHSEQDPEQIFITTLYVLKNLLNEFIHPKKYTVGCICFSASMHSVLAVDKYGNPLGNAITWADNRAKKEAQELRSSALGKSLYAATGTPIHPMSPLVKIAWMKNRDKERFRQASKFLSIKSYIIHQLTGEYKMDYSIASATGLLNIHTVTWEADALQYAGITAARLPEVAPVFTSAGKLKKAFQQSLRLPADTKILLGSSDGCLATLGDGVKGVGKATITIEDSGAVRVMGPTVLKDEQMRFFNYLLTDDCYVSGGPTNNGGNIFEWFSRQFGEFTNPFDMENSLQQLIEEASKVPRGSDGLLFLPYLLGERAPIWNANARGMYFGLNIKHERNHFIRATIEGILYEIYSIGKTLGEQRNIKSLSVNGSFGTIPFCTQMIADMFNKPVRVRQQYHSVSFGAYLLSATEMGIYKSLDDAAQTVELPDVYKPNKQQHAVYADYFSIYEKLSVKLADEFETISDLQQKHAAVEEPVKKGKGQRAKGKGRR from the coding sequence ATGAAATGCATCATTACAATTGAGTTAGGAACAAATGGGGTGCGGGTGTTTGCCTTCAACCTCAGCGGCCGCGTCATCGGTTCGATGAAGGGCTATTTTCCTACATTTCATACAGAACCCGACCACAGTGAGCAGGACCCGGAACAGATATTTATTACCACCCTGTATGTACTGAAGAATTTACTGAATGAATTTATCCATCCGAAAAAATATACGGTTGGCTGCATTTGTTTCAGCGCCTCCATGCACAGCGTGTTGGCGGTTGATAAATACGGCAATCCGCTGGGCAATGCCATTACCTGGGCCGATAACCGGGCCAAAAAGGAAGCACAGGAGTTGCGTTCCTCGGCGTTGGGCAAAAGCCTGTATGCGGCTACGGGTACGCCCATTCATCCCATGTCGCCCCTGGTAAAAATAGCGTGGATGAAAAACCGTGATAAAGAACGTTTCCGGCAGGCCAGCAAGTTCCTGTCGATAAAAAGCTATATCATTCATCAGCTCACCGGTGAGTATAAAATGGATTACAGCATTGCCTCCGCCACCGGGTTGTTGAATATTCATACGGTTACCTGGGAAGCCGATGCCCTGCAATATGCGGGTATTACCGCTGCGCGATTGCCTGAAGTGGCGCCGGTATTCACTTCGGCCGGCAAATTGAAAAAAGCCTTCCAGCAATCGTTGCGCCTGCCGGCTGATACAAAGATCTTATTAGGTTCCAGCGATGGTTGTTTGGCCACCCTGGGCGATGGGGTGAAGGGAGTTGGAAAAGCTACTATTACTATAGAAGATAGTGGCGCAGTACGCGTAATGGGCCCCACTGTGCTGAAGGATGAACAAATGCGTTTCTTCAATTACCTGCTTACCGATGATTGCTACGTTTCCGGCGGCCCTACCAATAACGGCGGCAATATTTTTGAATGGTTCAGCCGGCAGTTTGGAGAGTTTACCAATCCCTTTGATATGGAGAACAGTTTGCAACAACTGATTGAAGAAGCATCCAAGGTGCCACGTGGATCGGATGGGTTACTGTTTCTGCCATATTTACTGGGTGAACGTGCGCCTATCTGGAACGCCAATGCGCGGGGCATGTATTTTGGCCTGAACATCAAACACGAACGCAACCATTTTATCCGCGCTACCATTGAAGGCATCCTGTACGAAATCTACAGCATTGGTAAAACGCTGGGTGAACAACGGAATATAAAAAGCTTATCTGTAAATGGCAGCTTTGGCACCATTCCTTTCTGCACCCAAATGATTGCCGATATGTTTAATAAACCGGTACGGGTTCGCCAGCAATACCACAGCGTAAGTTTTGGCGCCTATTTATTAAGCGCTACCGAAATGGGGATTTATAAATCCCTGGATGATGCGGCGCAAACCGTTGAATTACCCGATGTATATAAACCGAATAAACAACAGCATGCGGTGTATGCGGATTACTTTTCTATATACGAAAAGCTCAGCGTGAAATTGGCTGACGAATTTGAAACGATCAGTGATTTACAACAGAAGCATGCTGCTGTAGAAGAGCCCGTGAAGAAAGGCAAAGGGCAAAGGGCAAAGGGCAAAGGGCGGAGATAG
- a CDS encoding AraC family transcriptional regulator: MNQFVLQHGRSAELLLFPHIQELGIKKNGSIQLNAFSTTITEGLRIYYIIEGRFEWRINHQSYIYYPGDVALILPGTPFGSDNGVLEIGSFTWIQLALHGLDKGNLQPGKWSGLSESEAAAIGKTLLLNSLPVLSRFNEVGKILKCIHAELFGNEVGYQASINHLLDELLIKVARQMTKQSHANRDFPKTFMHLEEVLRQDLAHQWTVEEMAALVGMGTTMFTEKVKSYSGFSPINYLINIRISEAIKLLKRPDVSVTDIALDTGFYSSQHFSTTFKKLTGYRPSEFRKNHLRNK, translated from the coding sequence ATGAATCAATTCGTGCTACAACATGGTAGATCGGCAGAACTGCTTTTGTTCCCGCATATCCAGGAGCTGGGCATAAAAAAGAATGGCTCTATACAGCTCAACGCATTTTCCACCACCATCACTGAAGGGTTACGCATATATTATATAATAGAAGGGCGGTTCGAATGGCGCATCAATCATCAGTCCTATATATATTATCCCGGCGACGTAGCGCTGATTTTGCCCGGTACACCATTTGGCAGCGACAATGGCGTGCTGGAGATCGGCTCTTTTACCTGGATCCAACTGGCCCTGCATGGGCTCGATAAAGGTAATTTACAGCCCGGTAAATGGAGCGGCCTGAGCGAAAGCGAGGCGGCGGCCATTGGAAAGACCTTGTTGTTGAATAGCTTGCCGGTTTTGTCGCGCTTCAACGAAGTGGGTAAGATCCTTAAATGCATCCATGCCGAATTGTTTGGTAATGAAGTAGGGTATCAGGCCAGCATCAATCACCTGTTGGATGAGCTGCTGATAAAGGTGGCGCGTCAAATGACCAAACAAAGCCATGCCAACCGCGACTTCCCAAAAACTTTTATGCACCTGGAAGAGGTGTTGCGCCAGGACCTGGCGCATCAATGGACTGTAGAGGAAATGGCTGCCCTGGTGGGTATGGGTACCACCATGTTTACGGAAAAAGTTAAAAGCTATTCCGGTTTTTCGCCCATCAATTATCTGATCAATATCCGTATTTCCGAAGCTATTAAGTTATTAAAACGGCCGGATGTTTCGGTGACCGACATCGCGCTGGATACGGGGTTCTATTCATCGCAACATTTTTCCACCACGTTTAAAAAGCTGACCGGCTACCGGCCCAGTGAGTTCAGAAAAAATCATTTGCGTAATAAATAA